Proteins encoded within one genomic window of Citrobacter amalonaticus Y19:
- a CDS encoding YncE family protein, whose translation MHFRHLFSPRLRSSLLLGSLLVASSFSAQAAEEMLRKGVGKGAYEMAYSQQENALWLATSQSRKLDKGGIVYRLDPVTLEVTQAIHNDLKPFGATINNATQTLWFGNTVNSAVTAIDAKTSEVKGRLVLDARKRSEDVRPLQPRELVADEATNTVYISGLGKESVIWVVDGEKIALKETIQNTGKMSTGLAIDSLAKRLYTTNADGEFITIDTATNKILSRKKLLDDGKEHFFINLSLDTAGHRAFVTDSKAAEVLVVDTRNGNVLAKIAAPESLAVLFNPTRNEVYVTHRQAGKVSVIDAKSYSVVKTFDTPTFPNSLALSADGKTLYVSVKQKSTREKEATEPDDVIRIAL comes from the coding sequence ATGCATTTTCGTCATCTGTTTTCACCGCGCCTGCGGAGTTCACTGCTGTTAGGTTCACTGCTGGTTGCTTCTTCATTCAGCGCCCAGGCCGCAGAAGAAATGCTGCGTAAAGGCGTGGGCAAAGGCGCTTACGAAATGGCTTACAGCCAACAGGAAAACGCGCTGTGGCTGGCTACCTCGCAGAGCCGCAAGCTGGACAAAGGCGGCATCGTTTATCGTCTTGATCCGGTGACGCTGGAAGTCACCCAGGCCATTCACAACGATCTCAAGCCGTTTGGCGCCACCATCAACAATGCAACCCAGACGCTGTGGTTCGGCAACACGGTGAACAGTGCGGTGACGGCCATTGATGCGAAAACGAGTGAAGTGAAAGGGCGACTGGTCCTTGATGCCCGTAAGCGCTCAGAAGATGTGCGTCCGCTGCAACCGCGTGAACTGGTTGCCGATGAAGCCACCAACACGGTTTATATCAGCGGTCTTGGCAAAGAGAGCGTGATTTGGGTGGTCGATGGCGAAAAAATTGCGCTGAAAGAAACCATCCAGAATACCGGTAAGATGAGCACCGGCCTTGCGATCGACAGCCTGGCGAAACGTCTGTATACCACCAATGCCGATGGCGAATTTATTACCATCGATACCGCCACCAACAAAATCCTCAGTCGTAAAAAACTGCTGGATGATGGCAAAGAGCACTTTTTTATTAACCTGAGCCTCGATACCGCCGGTCATCGCGCGTTTGTGACTGACTCAAAAGCAGCCGAAGTGCTGGTCGTTGATACCCGCAACGGCAACGTGCTGGCGAAAATCGCCGCGCCGGAATCGCTGGCCGTGTTGTTTAACCCGACGCGCAACGAAGTCTACGTGACGCACCGTCAGGCGGGTAAAGTGAGCGTGATTGACGCGAAGAGCTACAGCGTGGTGAAAACGTTTGATACGCCAACCTTCCCGAACAGCCTGGCGCTGTCAGCCGATGGCAAAACGCTGTACGTGAGCGTGAAGCAAAAATCCACGCGCGAGAAAGAAGCCACTGAGCCGGATGATGTGATTCGTATCGCCCTGTAA